One stretch of Lucilia cuprina isolate Lc7/37 chromosome 6, ASM2204524v1, whole genome shotgun sequence DNA includes these proteins:
- the LOC111686108 gene encoding V-type proton ATPase subunit C-like translates to MAKYPIKQSLRNIADIISKQIGQIDADLKTKSNAYNNLKGSLQNLEKKQTGSLLTRNLADLVKKEHFILDSEYLTTLLVIVPKMLANEWMANYEKITDMIVPRSSTLITQDNDYCLYNVTLFKKVVEEFKLHAREKKFIVRDFVYNEEELAAGQNERTKLITDKKKQFGPLVRWLKVNFSEAFCALIHVKALRVFVESVLRYGLPVNFQAILIEPNKKSMKRLRDCLNQLYGHLDGASAAGQAGNAADTVDIPGLGFGQSEYYPYVFYKLNIDMIETAKM, encoded by the exons ATGGCCAAGTATCCAATTAAGCAATCTTTGCGCAACATTGCCGATATTATTTCCAAACAAATCGGCCAAATTGATGctgatttgaaaacaaaatctaatGCCTACAATAACCTTAAGGGTAGTTTGCAAAATTTGGAAAAGAAACAAAC TGGCAGTTTGTTGACCCGTAATTTGGCCGATTTGGTTAAAAAGGAACATTTCATTTTGGATTCTGAATATTTAACCACTCTATTGGTGATTGTACCCAA AATGTTGGCCAACGAATGGATGgctaattatgaaaaaatcacCGATATGATTGTGCCTCGTTCATCGACTTTGATTACCCAAGACAATGATTACTGTCTCTACAATGTGACCTTGTTTAAGAAGGTTGTAGAAGAGTTTAAATTACATGCCCGCGAAAAGAAATTCATTGTACGTGATTTCGTTTACAATGAAGAAGAATTGGCTGCTGGTCAAAATGAAAGAACTAAATTGATTACCGATAAGAAGAAGCAATTT GGTCCTTTGGTTAGATGGTTGAAGGTTAACTTCAGTGAAGCTTTCTGTGCTTTAATACACGTTAAGGCTTTGCGTGTATTTGTTGAATCTGTATTGAG atACGGTTTACCAGTTAATTTCCAAGCCATTCTTATTGAACCCAACAAGAAGAGCATGAAACGTTTACGTGATTGCTTAAATCAATTGTATGGACACTTGGATGGTGCTTCAGCTGCTGGTCAAGCTGGCAATGCTGCTGAT ACTGTTGACATACCCGGTTTAGGTTTTGGCCAATCTGAATACTATCCCTATGTATTCTATAAACTTAACATTGATATGATTGAAACagctaaaatgtaa